In the genome of Helicovermis profundi, the window CTAAATATCTTCAATAACCCTTTAGCAGGTTCTTCTATTACTTCGTAGTTCACTTCATCTTCAGTAGCTTCAAGTTCAATTAATGCAAATCTCAAAGCTTCTTCAATAGTTTTTCCTGTTTTTTCAATTAAGAACATTTTTCTTTGATTCCTCCTCAGTCAGCTTATTAATAAGCGTTTGTTGAACCATTTGGAAAATATTACTTACAGTCCAGTACAAAATTAAACCACCGGGTAAAGTTCTACCCATAAATAATATAAAAAATGGCATAACTGTAGCCATCGTTTTCATTTGGCTATTTTGCTGAGAACCATTATTCATAGTTGCCATTTGTAAATACGTTGTTGCGGCTGCAAGTATTGGTAATATACCTGGCATAGACGTAACAAGAGTTGATGAGCTATGAATTACATTAGATAAAACATCAGGATTTGCTAAATTACTTATCCATAAAAACCCTTGACTAAGTGCATCTGCAGTAAGTTTTTCATTTCCAGCAAATACAAATTTCATAGGATTTCTTAAAGTTGTATACAATCCAATTAATATTGGAAATTGAATCAACATTGGTAAACAACCTGAAAGTGGATTCATTTTATGAGTTGAATATAGCTCCATTGTTTTTGCATTTAAAGCCTCTTTGT includes:
- a CDS encoding YidC/Oxa1 family membrane protein insertase, with protein sequence MFDPISKVFGTLLSVVFGVVGNYGVSIIILTIIIKTLLIPLSITQIKQTKKMSEIQPKLKELQTKYKNDKEALNAKTMELYSTHKMNPLSGCLPMLIQFPILIGLYTTLRNPMKFVFAGNEKLTADALSQGFLWISNLANPDVLSNVIHSSSTLVTSMPGILPILAAATTYLQMATMNNGSQQNSQMKTMATVMPFFILFMGRTLPGGLILYWTVSNIFQMVQQTLINKLTEEESKKNVLN